TGCTGTGGGAAGCTCATTCCCTTCCCTTGTCCCTGCCACCAGGTGTGGGCCAAGGTGATGGACCCCATGAAATGTGAAAGGCAAACTGCTGGGTGAAACTCAGCAGCCTCTACACAGATGACAGGACACCCGGCTCAGGATGGGAACGAATGGGGCGCAGGATCCTCACCTGAGACATTGGCTATCTCCCGCCCGCCccctacatgacctgctgagctccccgGCCTGCAGCTCCCAGCATCCTGCCATCCCTGAAATGTGAAACCCATCCCCTCTCCGTGATTGCCACCTTCTGGACCCCCATCTCTGCCACCGGATGGGGCAGGAGATGGAAAATTGTCCCTGGAACAATGTGAATACTGACAAATGAATGTTTCTGACCAGGCAGCGTCAGAGAAGCCCACAGGTCCCACCCGAGCTGAGGAGGTGGAAGTAGCGCCGATAACTCCCCCGGGCTGGAACGATCAGTATCTGCAAGGGCTCCAGCCGCGTGGGATGGTGCTCCCTTAATTCCTTCTCCCTCATGGACTGGCAGCTCCTATCAGTCTTAGGCCTGGTCCTTTGCCCCTTTCCGCTGGACCCTTTTTAGTGGTGTCTGCAGTTGTGCCAGACGCATGATTAGATTGTTCCTGCTCCAGTCAGCCTGATGAGCTGCCCAGTCAGAGCTCCTTTGGCCTGCTATTTGTATCCAGCtttagattttgtttttaaactcttgagttttgtatcattttgtaacatgaataaataaagttcacTTGAAATATATTTGATGTCTTTAAGGCTTTACTGCTCCTCGCCTGGGGTGGGTGACTGGGGGAAAGAAGTGAGACCCCATTCCTTCTTGTGTTCACtcggtgtccataggagataaaaatGTCTGTTTAAGCAATGTCCGACCGCATATACATCCGTGGTCCCATCATTATTCAGTTACCGCGAACAAGTTCACTACAATTTAGAAAAAGCGAAACGAAATTGTGTACGGTATACCCAAACTGATCCaacttccccgctctctccccacagccctgtatcagaccccacactgatcccactgctccgctctctccccacagccccatgacAGTCACATCAcaaatcccactgccccgctctctccccacagccctgtatcagaccccacactgatcccactgccctgctctctccccacagccctgtgtcagtccccacattgatcccactgctcaactctctctctcacagcccTGAGcccatactgtgacagattatgttatattttatattggatatagatatgttttataggagaaaaattgtggcaggtttttttagttaggacacacacagatacaaacatttcaaaacaggtcTGATTTAAAATGCCacagctctgctcaaaccagatagTCCATcgtctttgcaaaatctttgaagaatgcctataaggacttcacaagtaggtgttaattggacatgctgtggagtcatggattattgttttggaaagcaacagatgaataaactcagattaggtccggagccacagtctgtctgagtgcagtttgctgttctaagacagtcatgtggttttctctgagagagagagagagagagagagagagagagagagagagagagagagagagagagagagagagagaattcagttctacagttcagcagcagtagcagctgggactggaacaggacaagctgcaaatcttgtggaaaaaccccattttgaagacagggtgtgagttctgagttcagcctgttcaaagcccttgtgatccatacaagaggagaggactggctgtataatgattcacctgaaataagggaaacaaaaaggaactgtgtggtgacctgaaagaaagaggttatcatctggaaaaccctggtggggcaaatttcttcggcaagacattgaagtggctgatctaaaggaatcagttgtgagtgtccaatgagcaatatatccctctctgaaaatcaacaagaaccttcctgagtggtaaccatttacctttcagcaccaaagcctggtgaagattcatgaaTGTTCATTTcagtgcacagtttaagaattgcctgataccagtgaacttggagaatgagaagtgagattggactgtgaatcaaagaacttttctgaactacacacacattacatacatgctcacttagaattagaagggggttaagttaaaacaggtacacgatcctttatccagtcatctaaaatcaggaaagctccaaaatccagcaaatgGGGACCAGCGGTTAGGGGAGGCGGCCGGGTGGTCGAGGCACCGGTTGTacggggagacggccgagggactgTGGTTAGGGGAGACATCCAGGCGGCCAAGGGACTGGTGGTtggggagacagccgagggacaATGGTCAGAGGAGGTGGCTGAGGGACAGCGGTCGGGGGCGGTGGCCGGTGGCCCAAGGACGGTGGTCAGGGGAGACTGCTGGGTGGCCGAGGGATcggtggttgggggagacagctgagggacCAAGGTTGGGGGGGGTGACCAAGCGGCCGAGGAACTGCAGTTGGGGGAGACGTCCTGGTGGCCAAGGGACCAGCAGTTGGGGAGACAGATGAGGGATGGCAGTCGCAGGAGACGGCCAAGGGATGGCAGTTGGAGGTGGCCGAGCGGCCGAGGGatcgcggttgggggagacgtccAGGTGGTCaagggaccagcggttggggagacagccgagggacgGCAGTCAGAGGAGGCGGCCAAGGGATTGGCAGACAGGGGAGGCGGCCGAGCAGCCAAGGGACCGTGGTTGGGGGAGACATCCGGGCAGCCGAGGAACTGCGTTTGGGGGAGACGTCTGGGTGGCCAAGGGACGGGCAGCtggggagacagccgagggatGGGAGTCAGAGGATGCATCCGAGGGACGGCAGTCGGGGGAGGCAGCTGGGTGGCCCAAGAATGGCAGTCGGGGCAGTCAGCCGAGGCTccgtggttgggggaggcagccaggTGGCCCAGGGACCGGAGGTTGGGAGAGACTGCTGGGTAGCCGAGGgatcgggggaggcggccgggtgactggaaggggttgggggtggatacggcatcACAAATCaagtgggctttccgaaatccagaaaaatccgaaattcggaacacactgtcccccaagggttccggataaaggattgtgttcctgtagtaataagttaaagtttgatcctgttttcatgtttaaagataattaaaaataactttagtttatgtaaccatttgtcttggtgaatttctattcgtgttgggttttggggtcctctgggctcgtaacaatatccacactgatgccactgccccactctctccccacagcctcactctctccctacagcACCGTGtaggttcccacactgatccccctgccccactctctccccacaggcccaagtacatccccacactgatccccctgccccactctctccgcaCAGTCCCTtgtcgatccccacactgatcccactgacccactctcaccCCACAGttccatgtcagtccccacactgatccctacttacaaataaaaagttttaagTGTCCCATATTGTTTCcaaagtatataatatggtgttggcacaacatccacatcacataacgcccaatttcacagaacatatcatAGATGTTAAGTGCTGCACACCTGTGTATTAACAATGTACAGGGCCCAAGCATCTTTCCTTGTGGATGGACGCAGGCCCTTAAATGCCAATTATATAAGGACATTGCGAGACGGGCTGTGCTCCTCAATCACAGCATCATGCTTCACCCGTTCCTACCAGCCAGCACAGCTGCTGAGTTCACCTCTGAGCTCAAAGGCGACCGGGTGACCATTCAGTTCAAGTTCAAGGTTACTCGTTAAACTCTCGTCGTCTCATTTCGCGCAGTGGTGGGGTTGTGGCATGAGAGTCCCCAGGTGCTGTGGTTGCAACGAAGGCATAGAGACGCTGGAGGACCTCGGCAGGTCTCGCAGCTTCCGTAGGAGGTAAGGCTTTaagaccgacgtttcgggcctgagccctttttcaaggtatgagcttaaagcaggcaggtgtctgaattaaaaggctggggggaggagagaagaaagagCAGGAGGAAGAGCACAGAAGACGATAATTAGACATAgatgggaggacaggagaggaaaaggtGAGATTGATCTAGGGGCGGGGGtggatctgtgaatgcagagctgggagagtggagacaggggagagagagagagagagagagagagagagagagagagagaagagagagagagagagagagagagagagagagcgagagagtgagtgagagagagagagagagagagagagagagagagagagagagctagagtaAATGGCAACAAGGGGAAAGATTGGGGGTGGggaatggaaaccggagaagtctatgtcaatgttatctgattggagggcacccagatggaagatcaggcccaaaacatcagtgatatatctttatctcctccaGACTctgcaaggcctgctgagttcctccgccaATGCtaagtttttactacaatcccaaCTCCTCCAGACCTTCATGCTGCATTATCACCTCAGCGATTGTTTCCCTCGTTTTCTGTCAGAACCTGGGGTTTATCCCTTTTGGTCCCAGGACATTTGCGAATGAAGGAGAACAAGTAGGGATATTACTGCTCCTGTTGAAAAGACGTAgttgcagaagtaggccattcagcccatcgagtctgccccgccatttaatcacgagctggtccatttccccactcagctcgGCCCTCTCCCCCATACCTTTgacgccctggctaatcaagatgcgaccaacctctgccttaaatacacccaatgacccggcctccacaccgcctgtggcaacaaatttcgcagattcaccgccctctggctgaagacatttctctgtatctctgttctaagtggacgctctgaagttgtgtcctcttgtcctagactctcccaccttggggaacaacctctgtccacacctttcaacattcgaaacgTTTTACTGAGGTCccacggagttcctccagcagattgaagGACGagggtctgcagacgctgtggttcCAGCAGATAATTTGTTGCTGCAGATTCCAGGGTCTGCAGCCTGGCACCACCTTTCCAGATGATCGGAAAATTGGTTGTATTTTAATATCCCTTTGTTCGACAAACTGGTAAAAGAGGGATAAGTCTCTCTTCCCAAGACGGAGCTGCCAAATTTATTGATGCTAATTGTGGATTCTGCAAACACTTTAATCCTGGTAAAAGCAAAGTTTACCCTGGCAATTTTCCaagaattgattttaaaaatatcctgaaattaatttaaaatgccaAACAAAAGCAAAAGCACTTAACAGGTCAGGCGGTGCATGTAGTGAAGAATTCCATACTGAGCTTCTATAGACGACGGTGTTCAcattagtgaatatctattgctgctgggtttatgggtcctctgacagagtatatagatatgtttttgggagataaattgggaaagttttgttagtgtaggtcacatacaaacactttaaaactaatcttatttaaaatactggagctctgccccatgctagacatattggctctatagcttttgcaagagctttcaaAAGTGATCATgagacttcaccaatggattgttgtttacaaaaggcaacagatgaaagatctcgtcagagccgcattctgtctggagatgttctaagaaggtcattatgttttgcaagcagagagagtcaaacaggccttatctcagagagagagagagagagagagagagagagagagagagagagagagagagagagagagagagagatcagttctgcagtgttacagtcagtaacagtaactgggactagaacaggacaagctggcaagcctgtgGAAAGCCtcattttggaagacggcctggtcaaagcctttgtggttcatgcaagaggagaggactggctatctaatgtttcacttggaataaccatttacctttcaagcaccaaagcctggtgaactttctaaatgttaaattctgtgcacagtctaagaattgcctgcaaccagtgaacttgaaggaatgagaagtgagattggactgtgaaccaaagaacttttctgaacttacacacacattacatacacgtgctcttagaattagaagggggttaagttaggttatttaagtcaatagtgataagttaaagagtgattctgttttcatgtttaaaaataattaaaagcaacttttgtttaagtaaccatttgtcttggtgaatttctattgctgctgggtttatgggtcctctgggctcataacagtatacGCGGGGAAGCTGATGTAAATGCTATGGAAAGACGTAgttgcagaagtaggccattcagcccatcgagtctgccccgccatttaatcacgagctggtccatttccccactcagcccggcAAGAGTGACACCTCCAGGCCTGCATGCTGggcatggacaggaagtgacatcatcagtggcatcatcagcccagataaaaacctgttttggatgcaggtcaatttacCGTATTTTCCACAGCACGTCTGCCATTTCGGGAGCCGGTTCACTCActggtaagtgggtcgccacaTGAACACCCCTACAGATCTGGCAATCCCACTGCGGGCCCCCATTGTCTGTATATTTTTTTGTTTGGGTGGCCTTCCTCTCCACCGAGGTGCCTGAATCATGACTGGTCCGTCCAGACCCAGATGGGCAGGTTTGAGGCAGTCAGttgcaaaagcttcctctttacCTCCAAGGTCCAAAATGTACGTTGAACCATTGCGTCTTAGTACCTCGAAGCGACCCTCATACGGACGCTGGAATGGTGCTTGGTGTGCTCCTTTCTGTATGAAAATGTACTTGCCGTCCTGCAAGTTCTGGGGAATATAGGACCTGGCCTGACCATGCTGAGATGTTGGTATGGGTGCTAAAGGACTGAGCTTCTCACAGAACTTGTTTAGGACCATTGCGGGTGTTTTCTCCTGTCCTCGTGAGTCTGATCAAATTCTTCTGGAACCATCAGGGGCTCATCATAGACCAGCTCTGCCGATGTGGCACCTATATTGTCCTTAAGTGCCATTTGTATCCCCAAGATTACCCATGGCAATTCTTCAACTCAATTAGATCTCTGTAGACACTCCATAAGGACTGATTTCAAAGgcctgtggaacctttctacTAATCCATTGGATTGTGGGTGGCACACAGTTGTGTGGTGCAACTTGGCTCCAAGCAGGGTGGCTATTGCTGACCACAGGCTTGACATGAATTGAGCATTCCTGTCAGACGTGATGTGTGCTGGCAGACCGAAATGTGCTATCCAGGTGGAAATGAGGGCCTTGGCTCAGGTGTTGGTAGTCATGTCTGCCAGTGGAATTGTCTCTGGCCAATGCATGTCCCAATCCACTATagtgagaagaaaatgggaaaCCTGTGACACTGGCAGGAGGTCGACAATGTCCACGTGTACGTGGTCAAATCTCCAAATCTCCTCAGCTCAGAAGATTGCCGTGGGGCTTTCATATGTTGCTGaactttggatgtctggcaacgAGTCCAATTAATGACCTGTTTTCAaaggccatgccacacaaatccATTGGCCACCAACCGGACAGTCATTCTGATTGATGGATGTGTCAACCTGTGTACCACGTCAAATACCTGCCGCCTTCTGGCCACCTGGATGATTGGACCGGGATGACCTGTAGATGCGTCACGCAGGGAGCGTGAGCTCCCCCGGGCCGACCGGAATTTCTTCCAGTGGCAGGTTTGAATCTCCTGTTTCATAATGTGAAATTTCGTGAGCACCACATCTTCCACCCTTTGGGCTAAGGTCTGTATGGATTATATGGCTGGGCGAGACAGTACTAGCCCATTAGCCAGTACTTCCTTCGCAATCTCGAATGCTCCCAACTATTCTTCATCCCAAGTGACATCCTTTGCCTTGCCTGACACCAGGACGAAGAGGGGGCACATGATGCAAACCACTGATAGTTCACCATTCCAATGAACTCCTGGAGGTCTTTAACTGTGCTGGGCTTAGCAAATGCCCGGATCACCTCGTCCTTTGCCGATACTGGCTTTACTCCGTGTTTGTCGATTCTATGGTTGAGAAAGTCGATGGTCCTGAAAATGCGGTCCCGGGTGGTGATCCGGCACGGTAACCTTCTTCAACCTGCAGTAatcactgcagggtctccatccgccTGCACCCTTGGGTACCACATGGAGCAGGGAGGCCCAGAAGCTATCGGACCTTTTTATAATACCCATGTCCTCCATCCTTTAGAACTCCTCTTTGGCCAGGCGAAGTTTATCTGGAGGGAGCCTGCGAATCCGGGCATGCAATGGTGGCCCTTCGGTTGGGTAGgtggtgctgcaccccatgtttTGGCATCATCGGGGCATAATTATTGCGGGAAATTCCACCTGGAAAATTCAATCTCTGAAAGAGTAACGGAGTCTAAATGCAGGGCCTCACCTAGGGTGAAGGTCTGGAAAGCATTGGTATGAACAAGCCTTCATCCCTCTAGATCCACCAGCAGGCTGTTTGCTTCAACTGTAGCAGTTGTGCGACAGTGGCcaatgtgaatctccacgtgaacttAGGATCGCCAAATTGAAGTGGGATCCTTCCCATACCAAATGTCTGGATAGTACTGCAGTTTGTGTTTACAGTGATGGCCCAGGTTTTCTGTTACGTGTGTCATGCCCCGAAGAGGGAAGCACGATGATCTCagcccctgtatccaccaagaaacaCCAGCCAGAATGTTTATCCCAGACATGTAAAAGCCTGTCTCAATGGCCAGGCACCGCAGCCATTAGTGATGGCTGGCCCCAGCGTTTTCCCTGAAACGCACAGGGAGGTCGGCAGCAGCGAGCTTCTGCACCCCATCaatgatggtagaaacaccactgggTGCTATCTTCCACCCGTCGTTCTGGTGGTCTGACCACGGATTTGATTGACCCTGCTGCTGGTCTAATGTTGGAGCTGCACCGTCCTGCTGTTGGGAGCGGGATCTGGTGACCTGTCCCTCAGATATCACACTTTCTCGCTTATCCCTCCATAGGATGTTAGCACAAGCCGCGGCTGTCCTTGGGTCACTGAAATCTTCAACGGCCAGCAGCAGGTGGCTCTcttctgttccaagaaagcctgtCTGAACGTGAGGTAGGCCCTCTTCCCTTCCGctagtgccagcatttcattcatgagctCGGAAGGGATCCTGTCTCCCAagccatccaagtgaagtaaaTGGGCAGCTCACTCATGTCGAGTGAGGCCAAGAGTATGGTTGAGCAGACTCCTGAGCACTatatacttgccctcctctggAGGCTACTGTAGAAAATCGGAAACTCGACATGCCATCTCTTGATCCAGGGTGTTGACTACACGGTAGTAtcatgtggaatcagatgttacctgccccaactggaattgggcttctgctTGGTCAAACCATACACATGATGTGAAGTCCAGAACGTGGCAGTTTCAGACCCACAGCATGCATCAAAGAAAAATTTTCCATGTTAGGGTCCAAATATCAATGTAGGGaaatattctatactgagctaccaTAGGCATCGGTGTACACGTTGTGGAATCGCTATACATGTTATTGAGTTGATGTATACGCAAGGAAATTGATGTACACGCTGTGGAGTCCAGTGCAAGACTggcacctccaggcttgcatgctggggtTATATACATCACTACTTCagacacatggacaggaagtgacatcatcagcccagataaaaactTGTGTTGGATGCAAGTCAATTTCCCGTGTTTTCCACAGCACGTCCGCCATTTACCACAAGTAAAATAAAATTCACATTCCAGGTAATTGACATTTGGTGGtcaacagaaaccggagaagttgatgttagtgtcatctggttggaggatgcccaggcagaataggagatgttgttcctccaatttgtgggtgaatgtgttgcaaccactgtatgtatatactgtatgggctggcccaccccctgaacctgtgactccttcaTTGCGGAAATCCCCATAAAGGCCGTTATACCCAAACTCCTCCTACGGTACCTGCCTTGAAACTGGGCCAGCAActtgtgagatgtgttgatgtctttaGGTAATTAAAGCCTTAATCACgactctctgtctaatgtggttgatcgatggCACTACAATTTAATAACCTTAAATTCTGACCAATGGACAAGGCGACATGGGCTGTTAAATTGGACACCGGCCCTAAAGATCTCTAGATCTCAGTCAAATTCAATTAATGGGCACCCTGCCTCAACACTTTCATGAAATGCAATGAAGTGCAGATTGAGAAAGACAAATGAGATCTACTCTTCGCTCAGGTCGGCCACCGGGTCTTCCAGATGATCAGGGACTGCACGACTTACTCGGCCACAGTGGAACTCCTGCAGAGACAGTATCGGACCCCGACAACTGTCGTCTTCTCCAGGTTCCTCCAGAGCAGTCATAGACAAGCACCTGGTGAATCAGTGGATGGGTACATGTCAATTACATGTGGGTCCTGTGGGAGCTGGGGCGAGCCTGCGGCTGCAGAGAGGCCTGATACATGATACATGTGTGACTGGATTCAAGTCCAATCACATCAGATAGAGACTCTTGGAAAAGGGCGATCAAAGCCTGCAAGAAGTTGTCGACCTGCCTAAAGCTGACCGTGGAGATCTTCACGTGGCTGCCACATGGGGAgtgcaggtgctgccatcttgggacgcgGGGCCCTAGTCACCGCTGCTGCCATCGAGCAcccaaaatgctacttctgcgACTACGGGAAGCATCCCCGAAAAGCTACATGCTCCGTCTGTGGGAAGGAGGGACACTACAGGAAGGTACAAAAGTCCCGACCCCACACCAGCAATGCCGCGTGTGGCCGGCAGCCATCTCCATCTTGGATTGCGCCACTTCTGGCCTCACCGCCAGCATCACTTCTGGTCACAGGAAATGGCTCGGCGGGACCACGGGGGCAGCAAACCGGGATGTAAAAAGGAAAATGAATTTAAGAAGCAGAgagatgcaattaaatatttagatattaaaattgataacaatttaaataatttatttaaattgaattacacAGCTTTGCTTAAGAAATTagaagaagatttacaaaaatggaaggacctataactttaataggaagggttaattaaataaaaatgaatcTATTCCCTAGagtacagtatttatttcaagcacTACCTATATTTATACCATCAAAATTTTTTCAAGAACTAAATAAGTATgaaaggaaatttatttggaaagggaaAATCGCAAGGGTTGCACTTGAAAATTTAACACGGAAATTTTGAATCAGAGGATcgcaattaccaaattttaaaaatgattagaGAGCAGCACAGCTGAGGGTTCCCTCTTTTTCAAGAGGGAGAGAAGCCAGCATGAATTTATAAAGAAATGAGTAAGTTGgagaattttatatttaaatggaatgatAAGCTTTTTATTGGAAATAGAGATATTAAATTGTTAAAACATCTCTCTAAATATGGAGTAAAATACATTTAGAAATGGGAATAAGAACTTTTCAGATACCAGGAATGATATTGAGCCAGAATTcacttattccttttacaataaataatattttgataCTTGGTTTAACAAAGAATTTAAgacaataaaagattgttttcaaggttcaactttaatgacatttgagcaattgaaaaGTAAGTATCAAATACAAAACAGTACAATATTCTTTTACTATcagttaaaggcatatttaagagaaaatttaGGTCTAGATTTGATAATGTGCGAACAAAGTTATTTGGAACAATTAAACACAagtataaatatttaaaagattatTTCACTAATatatacaattttaaaaagaggAATGTATAAACCAGGAGctcataaatcaagacaaagatgggagaaagatttaaaaagtaaatattcaaGAGGAATCTTGATTAGAACTTTGTCAGGGCAGTATGATTAATACAAttaatggtacaatataattttttacatcaactatatcttactccacagaaattaaatggattaaatttctaatttttcatataaatgttttagatgcaatGAAGAAATAGCCTCTTTTCAGCACTACATGggaatgttcaaaattaagaccTTTTTAGACAGAACTGGGTTTATTTTTGGTAAGAGTTACAAAAGTTaagtttcctcaagatccaatttttttttacttggaatatttttgacacagaattgaaaataaaatatcaaaaagaatttgttaaaGTAGCCCCAGCGATATAGAAAATAtatggcagtaacttggaaatcagatgtgtatTTGGGAACGGGCAAATGACCAGACGTTTGATAGGTCGTTGGATACCATTTGAAAAAATTACATAGAATTTACATGACAAATTtgaaaattttgaaaaatttGGAAATCAAATTTACAAATTATAGGAATTAGAttgtaatcacccaacctgaaccttccaactc
The Narcine bancroftii isolate sNarBan1 chromosome 1, sNarBan1.hap1, whole genome shotgun sequence genome window above contains:
- the LOC138752374 gene encoding uncharacterized protein, whose product is MELWGESGVFRISDFSGFRKAHLICDAVSTPNPFQSPGRLPRSLGYPAVSPNLRSLGHLAASPNHGASADCPDCHSWATQLPPPTAVPRMHPLTPIPRLSPQLPVPWPPRRLPQTQFLGCPDVSPNHGPLAARPPPLSANPLAASSDCRPSAVSPTAGPLTTWTSPPTAIPRPLGHLQLPSLGRLLRLPSLICLPNCWSLGHQDVSPNCSSSAAWSPPPTLVPQLSPPTTDPSATQQSPLTTVLGPPATAPDRCPSATSSDHCPSAVSPTTSPLAAWMSPLTTVPRPSPRTTGASTTRPPPLTAGPHLLDFGAFLILDDWIKDRVPVLT